The following are encoded together in the Thermoplasmata archaeon genome:
- the mcrB gene encoding coenzyme-B sulfoethylthiotransferase subunit beta, whose product MPKYEDVIDLYDDNGKRIAKDIPLEAISPLRNEAIKKIVSLTKRTIAVDLAGIEKALKTGAIAGAVIKGKEIDIPLVKNAAKIAKIVKEKIQVYDGDGTQVVVKGNRLVAIVPEARMAAGIEYTTGFTSVAAATTEAIIDEFKIPMYEANMVKGAVWGRYPQTITFQGANVKSILEVPQNNEGAGFALRNIMANHVVALVNRNAMQGTALSAIFEQCGSYEMGDLIGNFERGGLLALAYEGLNANNMLYTLVKKNGKTGTVGTVIESLMDRAIADGVIKVKETLPSGYKVYTTKDLPKWNAYAATGMVAAVMVNIGAARAAQGVPGTVLYYNDLLEHESGLPGVDYGRSEGVGVGMSFFSHSIYGGGGPGLFHGNHVVTRHSKGVLIPAVTAANCLDGGTQTFSAEATSGLFKEVFGDVEEFARPMQCVAAEAKKVKKKL is encoded by the coding sequence ATGCCAAAATACGAGGACGTAATCGACTTGTATGACGACAATGGAAAGCGCATTGCAAAAGACATTCCGTTGGAAGCCATCAGTCCGTTGCGCAACGAAGCGATCAAAAAGATCGTATCTCTGACAAAGAGGACAATCGCAGTCGACCTCGCTGGAATTGAGAAGGCTCTCAAGACCGGTGCAATCGCTGGTGCAGTGATTAAGGGTAAGGAAATCGACATCCCTCTCGTCAAGAACGCAGCAAAGATCGCTAAGATCGTTAAAGAGAAAATCCAGGTCTATGACGGAGACGGCACACAAGTTGTCGTCAAGGGCAACAGGCTCGTCGCCATTGTACCTGAGGCAAGAATGGCAGCAGGAATCGAGTACACAACTGGATTCACATCTGTTGCAGCCGCTACCACTGAGGCTATCATCGATGAGTTCAAGATTCCGATGTATGAGGCCAACATGGTCAAGGGAGCGGTTTGGGGAAGATACCCCCAGACGATCACATTCCAGGGTGCAAACGTCAAGTCCATCCTCGAAGTTCCTCAGAACAACGAGGGAGCTGGATTCGCACTCAGGAACATCATGGCAAACCACGTCGTTGCTCTCGTCAACAGGAATGCAATGCAGGGAACAGCCCTTTCGGCTATCTTCGAGCAGTGCGGATCCTACGAAATGGGAGACCTCATCGGAAACTTCGAGAGGGGCGGACTTTTGGCTCTCGCATACGAGGGACTCAACGCCAACAACATGCTTTACACACTCGTGAAGAAGAACGGTAAGACCGGAACAGTCGGTACTGTTATCGAGTCCCTTATGGACAGGGCCATTGCAGACGGAGTCATCAAAGTCAAGGAGACACTCCCCAGCGGATACAAAGTCTACACAACAAAGGACCTTCCCAAGTGGAACGCATACGCAGCAACCGGAATGGTCGCAGCCGTCATGGTAAACATCGGAGCAGCAAGGGCAGCACAGGGAGTTCCCGGAACCGTCCTGTACTACAACGATCTGCTCGAGCACGAGTCCGGACTCCCCGGTGTCGACTACGGTCGTTCTGAGGGAGTTGGAGTAGGTATGTCATTCTTCTCTCACTCCATCTATGGAGGAGGAGGACCTGGTCTGTTCCACGGAAACCACGTTGTGACCAGGCACTCAAAGGGAGTTCTCATCCCTGCAGTAACAGCAGCTAACTGTCTCGACGGCGGAACCCAGACATTCTCCGCAGAGGCCACATCCGGTCTCTTCAAGGAAGTCTTCGGTGACGTAGAGGAGTTCGCAAGGCCCATGCAGTGCGTCGCTGCAGAGGCAAAGAAGGTGAAGAAGAAACTGTGA